A genomic stretch from Shewanella woodyi ATCC 51908 includes:
- a CDS encoding electron transfer flavoprotein-ubiquinone oxidoreductase — protein MERESMEFDVVIVGAGPAGLATACRLMQVSKDSGQEITVCVVEKGSEVGAHILSGAVFEPTVLEELFPDWRDTGAPLHTAVESDEIHMLSSASASRAMPNALLPKTMHNEGNYIISVGNLARWLAERAEELGVEIFPGFPASGLLFNEDQSVKGILIGDMGVGADGQEKGSYEPGMELHAKYTVFSEGCRGHLGKQLIEKYHLDNGKTPQHYGLGFKEIWKVPSEQHQQGKVVHTGGWPLTDGASGGGFLYHLEDNQVAVGLIVDLNYQNPHLSPFDEFQRYKTHPVIAQYLKDGERLSYGARAITKGGLNSLPKMSFPGGLIIGCNAGTLNFAKIKGTHTAMKSGLLAAETIGQAILAGVEGGKDLDCFAEKFEQSWLQEELYKSRNFGPAMHKFGTYLGGAFNFIDQNWFGGKFPITLRDEKPDYAQMADASAYSKIDYPKPDGKLSFDKLSSVYLSNTFHEEDQLCHLKLQDVRIPIDVNLVKFDEPAQRYCPAGVYEVIEEEGEQKFVINSQNCIHCKTCDIKDPSQNITWVTPEGGGGPNYPNM, from the coding sequence ATGGAACGCGAATCGATGGAGTTCGATGTCGTTATTGTTGGAGCCGGTCCCGCGGGATTAGCCACAGCATGCCGACTAATGCAGGTGTCGAAAGACAGTGGACAGGAGATAACTGTCTGTGTGGTAGAGAAAGGTTCAGAGGTGGGGGCCCACATTCTTTCTGGCGCGGTATTTGAACCCACAGTACTCGAGGAACTCTTTCCCGATTGGCGTGACACAGGCGCACCACTACATACGGCGGTGGAAAGCGACGAGATCCATATGTTGAGTTCAGCCTCAGCTTCACGCGCCATGCCTAACGCGCTTCTGCCCAAAACCATGCATAACGAAGGCAACTATATTATTAGTGTCGGCAATTTGGCTCGCTGGTTAGCCGAACGTGCAGAGGAACTCGGTGTCGAGATATTCCCAGGTTTTCCCGCAAGCGGCCTGCTCTTCAATGAAGATCAAAGCGTTAAAGGCATACTAATAGGCGACATGGGCGTCGGTGCCGACGGTCAGGAGAAAGGAAGCTATGAGCCAGGTATGGAGCTGCATGCTAAGTACACAGTATTTAGTGAAGGTTGCCGAGGTCATTTAGGTAAGCAGTTAATAGAAAAATATCATCTGGATAATGGTAAAACCCCACAACATTATGGTTTAGGGTTTAAAGAGATCTGGAAAGTCCCCAGCGAACAACATCAGCAAGGTAAAGTGGTCCATACTGGTGGCTGGCCTCTCACCGATGGCGCTTCCGGTGGTGGCTTCCTCTACCATCTCGAAGATAATCAAGTGGCTGTGGGTCTTATTGTCGACCTTAACTACCAAAATCCACACCTTAGCCCGTTTGATGAGTTCCAGCGCTATAAAACACACCCAGTTATCGCTCAATACCTAAAAGATGGTGAGCGTCTAAGTTATGGGGCGCGAGCCATCACTAAGGGCGGCCTAAATTCACTGCCTAAGATGAGCTTCCCCGGTGGACTTATCATAGGCTGTAATGCTGGCACCCTGAATTTCGCCAAGATCAAGGGCACACATACCGCCATGAAGAGTGGTTTGCTCGCGGCAGAAACCATAGGTCAGGCAATTCTTGCTGGCGTTGAGGGTGGCAAAGATCTCGACTGCTTTGCTGAGAAGTTTGAGCAAAGCTGGCTACAGGAGGAGTTATATAAATCCCGTAACTTCGGTCCAGCTATGCACAAGTTCGGTACTTACTTAGGTGGCGCCTTTAACTTTATCGATCAGAACTGGTTCGGTGGTAAGTTCCCTATCACCTTAAGGGATGAGAAGCCCGACTATGCTCAGATGGCCGATGCCAGCGCTTACAGTAAAATTGATTACCCTAAACCCGATGGTAAGTTGAGTTTCGACAAGCTCTCCTCTGTGTATCTGTCCAATACCTTCCATGAGGAAGATCAGCTCTGTCACCTCAAACTACAAGACGTGCGTATCCCTATCGATGTCAACTTAGTGAAGTTTGATGAGCCAGCTCAACGATACTGCCCAGCTGGTGTCTATGAGGTGATCGAGGAAGAGGGTGAACAAAAGTTTGTCATCAATAGTCAAAACTGTATCCACTGCAAAACCTGTGATATTAAAGATCCAAGCCAGAATATCACTTGGGTAACACCAGAAGGTGGTGGTGGACCAAACTACCCCAACATGTAA